One window of the Chitinophaga niabensis genome contains the following:
- a CDS encoding endonuclease/exonuclease/phosphatase family protein: MKIALTVIRRLLLWGNVLLAAGLLLSYFIPFTNPSSFWPGGFAGLPFPFFWLACIFFIPLWIIYRRKYWLISLIAAVVTLGGVFSTWGIHLFGGSNANSNTSFTLMTYNCSSMGIKGYKEVPEVRKSMYEELKKASPDVLCLQEFYTNTNPDKPDNLDSIRKELNYPHHYFVRSLIHWDTWHYGTVIFSRFPIIDTTRVKLFEVSKGPGTEDLIAASLLIKGDTVRIISAHLASYKIQQDDYQTVASAEVHKVRGILYKMRRTFKLRSEQAHIIRNEIDRSKHPLIVVGDFNDVPVSYTYRTIRGSLQDAFLEQGSGFGRTFSAISPTLRIDYILPDKFFTVEEFSIHRRRGFEHFPIMARLSINRKD, encoded by the coding sequence TTGAAAATTGCTCTTACTGTCATCCGTCGTTTATTGCTTTGGGGCAACGTGCTCCTTGCCGCCGGACTACTGCTTTCGTACTTTATTCCCTTTACCAATCCCAGCAGTTTCTGGCCCGGTGGTTTTGCGGGACTTCCATTTCCATTTTTCTGGTTAGCCTGTATCTTTTTCATTCCCCTCTGGATCATTTATCGCCGTAAATACTGGCTGATCTCTTTGATAGCCGCCGTTGTTACGCTGGGTGGAGTTTTCAGCACCTGGGGTATTCATCTCTTCGGTGGAAGCAATGCTAATAGCAATACCTCTTTCACCCTGATGACCTACAACTGCAGCAGCATGGGCATCAAAGGATACAAAGAAGTTCCCGAAGTGCGCAAAAGCATGTACGAAGAACTGAAAAAAGCCAGTCCGGATGTGCTTTGCCTCCAGGAATTCTACACCAACACCAACCCGGATAAACCCGATAACTTAGACAGTATCCGCAAAGAACTGAATTACCCCCACCATTATTTTGTGAGGAGCCTTATCCACTGGGATACCTGGCACTATGGCACTGTTATTTTCTCCCGCTTCCCCATCATAGATACCACAAGGGTAAAACTTTTCGAAGTTTCCAAAGGCCCTGGCACAGAAGACCTGATCGCTGCAAGCCTCCTGATCAAAGGAGATACTGTAAGGATCATATCCGCTCACCTGGCTTCCTACAAGATTCAGCAGGATGACTATCAGACCGTGGCCTCCGCAGAAGTGCACAAAGTCCGTGGCATCCTGTATAAGATGCGCCGTACCTTCAAACTCAGATCAGAACAGGCACATATCATCAGGAACGAGATAGATCGCAGTAAACATCCGCTTATTGTAGTAGGGGATTTCAATGATGTACCCGTTTCCTACACTTACCGCACCATCCGTGGAAGCCTCCAGGATGCTTTCCTGGAACAGGGTTCCGGCTTTGGCAGAACCTTTTCTGCCATCTCACCCACACTACGGATAGATTACATTCTGCCGGATAAGTTCTTTACCGTGGAGGAATTTTCCATCCATCGCAGGCGGGGTTTCGAGCACTTTCCCATTATGGCCAGGTTATCTATAAACAGAAAAGATTAA
- a CDS encoding rhomboid family intramembrane serine protease codes for MSEFRPGRFQMLPLVIKNLLIINGLVFLAQVTLENMYGYRMEDLFGLHYWGSELFKPHQLVTHLFMHGGFGHVFFNMFALWMFGSALENIWGPKRFLVFYIICGIGAALCHMVVLTYDNMQVVKAVQHFNADPAFDTFNVIYEKYGLGNYVISEGNQQVSLQSFRDAWSTMPPESYDMTFRAKLYLAKFVETYANIPTVGASGAVFGILFAFGYLFPNNYLFILPIPFPIKAKYFIGGYILLELYMGIKNSGEDNVAHWAHLGGALFGYLLLKFWNKRNRRTLY; via the coding sequence ATGAGTGAGTTCAGACCCGGCAGATTCCAGATGTTGCCCCTGGTAATCAAGAACCTTCTGATCATAAATGGATTGGTATTTCTGGCACAGGTCACCCTGGAAAACATGTATGGCTACCGTATGGAGGACCTTTTTGGTCTGCACTACTGGGGCTCTGAACTTTTCAAACCTCACCAACTGGTCACTCACCTGTTCATGCATGGCGGATTCGGCCACGTTTTCTTCAACATGTTTGCGCTGTGGATGTTTGGTAGTGCACTCGAAAATATCTGGGGGCCAAAACGTTTCCTCGTTTTTTACATCATCTGTGGCATAGGCGCCGCACTTTGCCATATGGTGGTACTCACGTACGACAATATGCAGGTGGTAAAAGCTGTTCAGCATTTTAATGCGGACCCTGCCTTTGATACTTTTAATGTTATCTACGAAAAATACGGTTTAGGTAACTATGTGATCAGCGAAGGCAATCAGCAGGTTAGCCTGCAAAGTTTCCGGGATGCCTGGAGCACCATGCCGCCGGAGTCGTACGACATGACCTTCCGCGCAAAACTCTACCTCGCGAAATTTGTAGAAACCTACGCCAATATCCCAACTGTTGGAGCCTCCGGCGCAGTATTCGGAATATTGTTCGCATTCGGGTATCTTTTCCCCAACAACTATTTGTTCATTCTGCCCATTCCTTTCCCCATCAAAGCAAAATATTTCATCGGTGGATACATCCTCCTGGAGCTGTATATGGGCATTAAAAATTCAGGAGAAGATAATGTGGCACACTGGGCACACCTGGGTGGTGCATTATTTGGTTATCTCTTGCTGAAGTTCTGGAACAAACGGAACCGGCGGACACTTTATTGA
- a CDS encoding redoxin domain-containing protein produces the protein MQKLLYFLICLCSTFSLHAQGYNITVQLKGYQSGTVYLGHYMGKTTYVMDSAQISNEGIAVLKGPEKQPGGIYMVVLPGKTRYVEMLMDKVQTFSVSIDTSDLSGKTVYKNSPDNDMFSAYNKFLSSQSDIMNDIQQKLAAARTAEDTAKVRPLSEGLGKKLLAYRDNIIRQQPQTLLASIFKAMRETEVPPMPRKKDGSLDSTYPYLYFKAHYWDDVDLSDGRLVRTPIIENRLTRYFNQLVAPIPDSVILEGDRLIAKTRKDKESFKYVVWWLTHTYEGSPIMGMDAVFVHLVEKYYVTKQAYWVTEEQNQKIIDRAFTIAPNLIGQKAAALPLVDTAGRPKALYDIKSKYTVLVFWDPTCGHCITEVPRLDSAYKASWKKKGVAMYGVKTEGTQAEWTQFIKDKNLVGWTHVWDPGYKSNYRKFYDVYSTPLVYLLDENKKILAKRLGVEQLEEFLDREAKGTAAKR, from the coding sequence ATGCAAAAACTGCTATACTTCCTTATCTGCCTTTGCAGCACTTTTTCCCTCCATGCACAGGGATACAATATCACGGTTCAATTGAAAGGATATCAATCGGGTACGGTGTACCTGGGGCATTACATGGGTAAAACCACGTATGTAATGGATTCCGCACAGATCAGTAATGAAGGCATTGCGGTATTAAAAGGCCCTGAGAAACAGCCCGGAGGTATTTATATGGTGGTACTTCCAGGAAAAACCCGCTATGTTGAAATGCTGATGGACAAGGTGCAGACCTTTTCCGTTTCAATAGATACCAGCGATCTTTCCGGCAAAACAGTTTATAAGAATTCTCCGGATAACGATATGTTTTCCGCGTACAATAAATTCCTTTCTTCCCAGTCTGATATCATGAATGATATTCAGCAGAAGCTGGCAGCAGCCCGCACTGCGGAAGACACTGCAAAAGTCCGCCCCCTTTCTGAAGGGCTGGGTAAAAAGTTGCTGGCATACAGGGATAACATCATCCGGCAGCAGCCGCAAACCCTCCTGGCCAGTATCTTTAAGGCGATGCGGGAAACAGAGGTGCCTCCTATGCCGCGGAAAAAAGACGGCAGCCTGGATTCCACCTATCCCTACCTGTATTTTAAAGCGCATTACTGGGATGATGTGGACCTTAGTGACGGAAGGCTGGTAAGGACCCCTATTATTGAAAACCGTCTTACGAGGTATTTTAACCAGTTGGTGGCGCCTATCCCGGATTCCGTGATCCTGGAAGGGGACAGGCTGATCGCTAAAACCAGGAAAGATAAAGAGAGCTTTAAGTATGTGGTATGGTGGCTTACGCATACCTATGAAGGTTCTCCGATCATGGGCATGGATGCGGTTTTTGTACACCTGGTGGAAAAGTATTACGTCACAAAACAGGCTTACTGGGTAACGGAGGAGCAAAATCAAAAGATCATCGACAGGGCTTTTACCATTGCACCTAACCTGATCGGCCAGAAGGCAGCTGCGCTGCCATTGGTAGATACAGCAGGCAGGCCTAAAGCCCTCTACGATATCAAATCAAAATATACGGTATTGGTTTTCTGGGACCCTACCTGCGGGCATTGTATTACAGAGGTACCCAGGCTGGATTCTGCTTACAAGGCAAGCTGGAAAAAGAAAGGGGTAGCTATGTATGGCGTTAAAACAGAAGGTACACAGGCTGAGTGGACCCAATTCATTAAAGACAAAAACCTCGTTGGCTGGACGCATGTATGGGACCCCGGTTATAAGAGTAATTACCGTAAGTTCTATGATGTATACAGCACGCCGCTTGTTTATCTGCTGGACGAGAATAAAAAGATCCTTGCCAAACGCCTTGGGGTGGAACAATTGGAGGAATTCCTGGACAGGGAAGCAAAAGGTACTGCCGCAAAACGTTGA
- the cysS gene encoding cysteine--tRNA ligase: protein MSEQLKLHNTLSRQKELFTPLYPGHVGMYVCGPTVSGESHLGHARPFITFDVVYRYLLHLGYKVRYVRNITDAGHFEEEGRAAEDKIAKFAQLEKLEPMELVQKYTNLFHWAMEQFNTLKPSIEPTATGHIVEQIEMIKKIMDEGFAYEANGSVYFDVMKYSEGHHYGILSGRVLEDQLETTRELENQDEKKNKVDFALWKKAPPEHLMRWPSPWGEGFPGWHIECSAMSSKYLGQQFDIHGGGMDLQFPHHECEIAQSEIAHGEMMARYWVHNNMITINGKKMGKSYGNVIRLTDLFAGTHPLLEKGYSPMTIRFFILQTHYRSTLDFSNEALQAAEKGLQRLWYAYEVLQKLVYTANGADINKELDDQVQAWCNDCAVSMNDDISTAKVLANLFELSPVINSLKGGQVKMHEISENTFTLLQQTWKTYLIDVLGLQPEKPAETDKLDGVLQLLIDIRKEAKGKKDYATSDKIRNQLLTIGIQLKDEKDGTVSYAIE from the coding sequence ATGTCAGAACAGCTTAAACTACACAATACCCTAAGCCGGCAAAAAGAACTATTCACTCCGTTATATCCCGGGCACGTTGGCATGTACGTATGCGGACCAACTGTTTCCGGAGAGTCGCACCTGGGCCATGCACGCCCCTTCATTACATTCGATGTAGTGTACCGTTACCTGTTACACCTGGGTTATAAGGTACGTTATGTAAGGAATATAACAGACGCCGGCCATTTTGAAGAAGAAGGCCGCGCCGCAGAAGATAAGATCGCCAAATTTGCACAGCTGGAAAAACTGGAGCCCATGGAACTGGTGCAGAAATACACCAATCTCTTCCACTGGGCCATGGAACAATTCAATACTTTAAAACCAAGTATAGAACCTACCGCTACCGGCCATATCGTAGAGCAGATAGAAATGATCAAAAAGATCATGGATGAAGGATTTGCCTATGAAGCAAACGGCTCTGTTTATTTTGATGTAATGAAATATTCAGAAGGTCACCATTACGGCATCCTCAGCGGCCGCGTTTTGGAAGATCAGCTGGAAACCACCCGCGAACTGGAGAACCAGGACGAGAAAAAGAACAAAGTGGATTTTGCCCTCTGGAAAAAAGCGCCACCTGAACACCTGATGCGCTGGCCAAGCCCATGGGGAGAAGGTTTCCCCGGATGGCATATCGAATGCTCTGCTATGAGCAGTAAATACCTGGGGCAGCAGTTTGATATCCATGGTGGTGGTATGGACCTTCAATTCCCCCATCACGAATGTGAAATTGCACAAAGCGAAATTGCACATGGAGAAATGATGGCGCGTTACTGGGTGCACAATAACATGATCACCATCAACGGTAAAAAGATGGGTAAAAGTTATGGCAACGTGATCCGCCTCACGGACCTGTTCGCCGGCACGCATCCCCTACTGGAAAAGGGTTATAGCCCTATGACCATCCGTTTCTTTATTTTGCAGACGCATTACCGCAGCACACTGGATTTCTCCAATGAAGCCCTGCAGGCCGCGGAGAAAGGTTTGCAGCGTTTATGGTATGCTTACGAAGTACTACAGAAATTGGTATACACCGCCAACGGTGCAGACATCAATAAAGAACTGGATGATCAGGTACAGGCCTGGTGTAATGATTGCGCCGTTTCCATGAACGATGATATCAGCACCGCCAAAGTACTGGCCAATCTTTTCGAACTTTCTCCCGTTATTAATTCATTGAAAGGCGGACAGGTAAAGATGCATGAGATCAGTGAAAATACTTTCACACTCCTGCAGCAAACCTGGAAAACTTATCTGATCGATGTACTCGGTCTCCAGCCTGAAAAACCGGCAGAAACAGATAAACTGGACGGCGTATTGCAATTGCTGATAGATATCCGCAAGGAAGCCAAAGGCAAAAAGGATTATGCTACTTCAGATAAGATCCGCAATCAGCTGCTCACTATCGGTATTCAACTGAAAGATGAGAAAGACGGCACCGTATCTTATGCTATTGAATAA
- the rlmD gene encoding 23S rRNA (uracil(1939)-C(5))-methyltransferase RlmD, protein MRKKNVVLENVPVTAYAAEGKALARVDGKVIFIEGGVVPGDVVDVRLSKNKKDWAEGKATQIHTYSPDRVTPFCDHFGLCGGCKWQMLPYERQLAYKQQQVEDHLRRIGHLQFPALPPILGAVKTRHYRNKLEFTFSNKAYLTDEEIREAGEDWPRRNALGFHIPKLFDKVLDIQTCYLQEEPANLIKNTIRDWAEKHKLSFYDIRRQEGWLRNLVLRICTTGEVMVNLVIHHEAKEQREALLNHLLATVPGITTLLYTINPKKNDSIFDLEPKVFFGKGYVEEKLEDFSFKIGPKSFFQTNTYQGEALYKVTRDFAGLTGKETVYDLYCGTGSIGIFVSRMAGKVVGIELIKEAIDDARENAAANKVENATFFAGDVIDICDDAFFAEHGAPDVIITDPPRAGMHEKLTAKLLEVAAPRIVYVSCNPATQARDLALLNEKYSVEKVQAVDMFPHTHHIENVVLLQRRY, encoded by the coding sequence GTGAGGAAAAAAAATGTAGTTCTGGAAAATGTGCCCGTAACTGCTTATGCCGCAGAAGGTAAAGCGCTTGCACGGGTAGACGGTAAAGTGATCTTTATTGAAGGCGGCGTGGTGCCGGGAGATGTGGTAGATGTAAGGCTCAGTAAAAATAAAAAGGACTGGGCAGAAGGAAAAGCCACGCAGATACATACGTATTCACCGGACCGGGTAACGCCTTTCTGTGACCACTTTGGTCTTTGTGGCGGATGCAAATGGCAGATGCTCCCTTACGAGCGTCAGTTAGCCTACAAACAACAACAGGTGGAAGATCACCTGCGGCGGATAGGGCACCTGCAATTTCCTGCCCTGCCCCCCATCCTGGGAGCTGTTAAAACAAGGCACTACCGGAATAAACTGGAATTCACCTTCTCCAATAAAGCCTACCTCACAGACGAAGAGATCCGGGAAGCCGGGGAAGATTGGCCCCGCCGCAACGCTTTGGGGTTCCATATCCCCAAACTGTTTGATAAAGTGCTGGATATCCAAACCTGCTATTTACAGGAAGAACCCGCTAACCTTATCAAGAACACCATCCGCGACTGGGCAGAAAAACACAAATTGTCCTTTTACGATATCCGCCGCCAGGAAGGCTGGCTGCGTAACCTTGTTTTACGCATCTGTACAACCGGCGAAGTGATGGTGAACCTGGTGATCCACCACGAAGCAAAAGAACAGCGGGAAGCATTGCTGAACCACCTGCTGGCAACCGTACCGGGTATTACCACTTTGTTATATACCATTAATCCCAAAAAGAATGATAGTATCTTTGACCTGGAACCCAAAGTGTTCTTCGGTAAAGGTTATGTAGAGGAAAAACTGGAAGATTTCAGCTTTAAGATCGGCCCCAAATCTTTCTTTCAAACAAACACTTACCAGGGAGAAGCGTTATATAAGGTTACACGTGATTTTGCAGGATTAACCGGCAAAGAAACAGTGTACGATCTTTATTGCGGCACCGGCAGCATCGGCATATTTGTGTCCCGTATGGCCGGAAAAGTTGTAGGGATAGAATTGATCAAAGAAGCCATCGATGATGCGCGTGAAAATGCAGCCGCCAACAAAGTAGAAAACGCTACGTTTTTTGCAGGTGATGTGATAGATATTTGTGATGATGCCTTTTTTGCCGAACACGGCGCCCCCGATGTGATCATTACAGATCCGCCAAGGGCAGGGATGCATGAAAAACTAACCGCTAAACTGCTGGAAGTAGCAGCGCCGCGGATTGTTTATGTGAGTTGTAATCCGGCAACGCAGGCAAGAGACCTGGCGCTGCTCAATGAAAAATACAGTGTGGAAAAAGTGCAGGCCGTTGATATGTTCCCGCATACACACCACATTGAAAATGTAGTTTTACTGCAACGCAGATATTAA
- a CDS encoding DNA-3-methyladenine glycosylase family protein has product MARTSTHHDIYIPHLHKDKKLKRIVMEPLEVIPIRKNIALKLIGSIMSQQLSVRVAEVIYARFLNLYGGKEPKAQQVLDTDPAVLRSIGLSNAKVSYVHNVARFVIEEKLTDAKLHKLSNEEVIAYLTRIKGVGKWTVEMLLMFYLGREDVFSIDDWGIQQAMIRLYKLDATDKKAYRAKLLELSGKWSPYRTHACRYLWSWKDTKA; this is encoded by the coding sequence ATGGCACGCACTTCCACCCATCACGATATCTATATCCCGCATCTGCACAAGGATAAAAAGCTTAAACGCATTGTGATGGAACCACTGGAAGTGATCCCCATCCGGAAGAATATTGCCCTGAAACTCATTGGCTCCATCATGAGCCAGCAATTGTCTGTAAGAGTAGCTGAAGTGATCTATGCCCGCTTCCTTAACCTCTATGGCGGCAAAGAACCAAAAGCACAACAGGTCCTGGATACAGACCCTGCCGTACTGCGCAGCATCGGATTATCCAATGCAAAGGTCTCTTATGTGCACAACGTAGCCCGCTTTGTGATCGAAGAAAAATTAACAGATGCCAAACTGCATAAGCTCAGCAACGAGGAAGTGATCGCTTATCTCACCCGGATTAAAGGTGTGGGCAAATGGACGGTGGAAATGTTGCTGATGTTCTACCTGGGCAGAGAAGATGTTTTTTCGATAGATGATTGGGGTATTCAACAAGCCATGATCAGATTATATAAACTGGACGCAACAGATAAGAAAGCCTACCGCGCAAAACTATTGGAGCTTTCCGGGAAATGGTCCCCTTACAGAACACATGCCTGCCGGTATTTGTGGTCCTGGAAAGATACTAAGGCTTGA
- a CDS encoding rhomboid family intramembrane serine protease, giving the protein MQVAEKERMPRLSLGEEKNMVTQLLLLNITVYILLLFIRVIYMMENYGLPAFDRDIMANTMLPAAPMTLLTKPWTIITAMFAHIQFWDIFSNMVWLFCFGTILQNISGNNRLVVPLYIFGSICGMAFYVLGMNLIPAFRTLASTSSLMGAGAGVMALAVGATVLEPKGRVFPLLMQGGAPIWLITLIFLALHGTAIVAGGGSLTILLYLLGGAFMGYMFMAQFKKGHNWGSWVNDLFFNISHMFHPKEKKEALKAEINTTRSGFRATPVPFTKVGNVPEHKVNEILDKINEQGIDMLTAEEKETLLRASKEREV; this is encoded by the coding sequence ATGCAAGTAGCGGAAAAAGAGAGGATGCCCCGTTTATCACTCGGGGAAGAGAAGAACATGGTAACGCAGCTGCTGCTCCTGAATATCACTGTTTACATCTTACTGTTGTTCATACGGGTGATCTATATGATGGAGAATTACGGCCTGCCCGCGTTTGACCGGGACATAATGGCTAATACCATGTTGCCCGCAGCCCCCATGACCTTACTCACCAAACCCTGGACCATCATTACTGCCATGTTTGCCCATATTCAGTTCTGGGACATCTTCAGTAACATGGTGTGGTTGTTCTGCTTTGGTACCATCCTTCAGAATATTTCCGGCAATAACCGCCTGGTAGTTCCTTTATATATTTTCGGCAGTATTTGCGGTATGGCGTTTTATGTGCTCGGCATGAACCTCATTCCGGCTTTCCGTACACTTGCTTCCACCAGTTCCCTGATGGGCGCAGGGGCTGGCGTAATGGCTTTGGCTGTTGGCGCCACTGTACTTGAACCCAAAGGCCGCGTTTTTCCCCTGCTCATGCAGGGTGGTGCCCCCATCTGGCTGATCACACTCATCTTCTTAGCCCTTCATGGTACAGCTATTGTTGCCGGAGGAGGAAGTTTAACCATTCTGCTTTACCTGCTGGGCGGAGCTTTCATGGGTTACATGTTTATGGCGCAATTCAAAAAAGGCCATAACTGGGGTTCATGGGTGAACGACCTGTTCTTCAACATCAGCCACATGTTCCATCCCAAAGAAAAGAAAGAAGCCCTCAAAGCAGAGATCAATACCACCCGCAGCGGTTTCCGCGCTACGCCCGTTCCCTTCACCAAAGTAGGGAATGTACCGGAGCATAAAGTGAATGAGATCCTCGATAAGATCAACGAACAGGGAATTGATATGCTCACTGCGGAAGAAAAAGAAACACTCCTCCGCGCAAGCAAAGAAAGAGAAGTATAG
- a CDS encoding endonuclease/exonuclease/phosphatase family protein → MKFLRLFTKGFFLIVNVVTVLFFLLACLAPFISPVRFWPISFITLGFPFLLVVLLLFLIFWIIFHPKYALIPLVALVIGWKSVSAFFSLRWPTKWETSNKPEGTINVMSYNVALFGLYAKKNSKPTREAMFDLIQRQQPDVLCLQDFYTSEKSDDFNNREDLSHVMKLPYRFFSSDFNRNGTQHWGSIIYSKFPIILSDKVKLSPGPMGESLIYADIQRNKDTIRIVNMHLESYRFNAKDYQSIEKIKKQEDTGLVAAKGIVVKMRDAYVRRSRQANIVADFIRTSPHPVIVCGDFNDTPASYTYFTIKGNLQDAFLKKGSGIGRTFTGLSPTLRIDYIFIDRSFTINGFRTVHSELSDHYPVIANVSIP, encoded by the coding sequence TTGAAATTTTTACGACTTTTTACAAAAGGATTTTTCCTTATCGTGAACGTGGTAACTGTTCTATTTTTCCTGCTGGCCTGCCTGGCGCCCTTTATTTCGCCGGTCAGGTTCTGGCCGATCAGTTTTATCACGCTGGGTTTCCCGTTTCTGCTGGTAGTGCTGCTGTTATTCCTCATCTTCTGGATCATCTTCCATCCTAAATATGCATTGATACCACTGGTAGCCCTGGTGATCGGCTGGAAGTCTGTTTCTGCCTTTTTCTCCCTTCGCTGGCCCACCAAATGGGAAACATCCAATAAACCGGAAGGCACCATCAATGTAATGAGCTATAACGTAGCCCTGTTTGGCCTCTACGCCAAGAAAAACAGCAAGCCCACCCGCGAAGCGATGTTTGATCTCATCCAACGGCAACAGCCGGATGTACTTTGCCTCCAGGACTTTTACACTTCAGAAAAATCAGATGATTTCAATAACCGGGAAGATCTTTCCCACGTCATGAAACTGCCCTACCGTTTCTTTTCCAGCGATTTTAACCGCAATGGTACACAACACTGGGGCAGCATCATCTATTCAAAATTTCCCATTATCCTGTCAGATAAGGTAAAACTTTCTCCCGGCCCAATGGGTGAAAGCCTCATCTATGCAGATATTCAGCGGAATAAGGATACCATCCGCATCGTAAATATGCACCTGGAATCCTATCGCTTCAACGCCAAAGATTATCAGTCTATCGAAAAAATAAAGAAACAGGAAGATACCGGGCTTGTTGCCGCAAAAGGTATTGTGGTGAAAATGCGGGATGCTTATGTTCGCCGCAGCCGACAGGCCAATATTGTAGCGGACTTCATCAGAACCAGCCCGCATCCCGTGATCGTTTGCGGAGATTTTAATGATACGCCTGCTTCCTACACATATTTCACCATCAAAGGAAACCTGCAGGATGCTTTCCTCAAAAAAGGCAGTGGCATCGGCAGAACATTTACCGGCCTCTCACCCACACTGCGAATAGATTACATCTTTATCGACAGAAGCTTTACCATCAACGGTTTCCGAACTGTACATTCTGAGCTCAGTGATCATTACCCGGTCATTGCCAATGTGAGCATTCCCTAG
- a CDS encoding porin family protein has product MTKKIVLSCVAIGLSVAAMAQARVGIKGGYNLANITTGSGGNVEENKFKSSFNVGVIADFPLSPVLSLQPGVFYTGKGSKLERGEPGDATYFKTSTNPQYIEIPVNLVGKIPVGEDTRIFFGAGPYAAFGVGGKNKYALGPVSGESKIKWDDDTPFDNTDPNQGYDKYKRFDYGGNLLAGVEVGNFLISAQYGLGFAKILSGADDSRDDKSKNRVWSFSVGYLFGGSGSGKNKVE; this is encoded by the coding sequence ATGACGAAAAAGATTGTTCTCTCATGTGTGGCTATAGGATTATCCGTAGCTGCCATGGCTCAGGCAAGGGTAGGTATTAAAGGCGGGTATAACCTTGCTAATATTACTACCGGAAGCGGCGGGAATGTAGAAGAAAACAAGTTTAAAAGCTCTTTCAACGTAGGCGTTATCGCGGATTTTCCGCTTTCCCCCGTTCTTTCACTTCAACCCGGTGTATTCTATACCGGTAAAGGTTCTAAACTGGAAAGGGGAGAACCTGGAGATGCTACTTACTTCAAAACCTCCACCAATCCTCAATACATTGAAATTCCCGTAAACCTTGTGGGTAAGATCCCCGTGGGTGAAGATACCCGCATCTTCTTTGGTGCCGGTCCTTATGCCGCTTTCGGTGTAGGCGGTAAGAACAAGTATGCGCTTGGCCCTGTAAGTGGTGAATCCAAGATCAAATGGGATGATGATACCCCGTTTGACAATACAGATCCTAACCAGGGGTATGACAAGTACAAACGTTTTGACTACGGCGGTAATTTGCTGGCCGGTGTTGAGGTGGGCAACTTCCTTATTTCCGCGCAGTATGGTTTAGGTTTTGCCAAGATCCTCTCCGGAGCGGATGATTCCCGTGATGATAAAAGCAAGAACAGGGTATGGAGTTTTTCAGTCGGTTACCTTTTTGGAGGTAGCGGAAGCGGTAAAAACAAAGTTGAATAG
- a CDS encoding M28 family peptidase, translating to MRRLILLAAITFAACNNNNSNQNTEEEKQASVNAPVFSADTAYAAVEKQVAFGPRIPGTPAQEACAAWLIGYFKNLADTVYVQRTKVIAPRKKELPCINIIASFNPAAKTRVLLFSHWDTRPFADKDAFDKKKQLDGADDGASGVGVLMEVARQFHAKKPAIGVDILLTDVEDYGESDVADSYCLGTQYWAKNPHINGYTAQYGILLDMVGGRNASFYMEGHSKQYAYPQMKMFWDVANTLGYSDLFRYEESLGGPAFITDDHAYVNTLAKIPSFDIIATQPKGDFMPHHHTSNDNMSVIDKRTLQAVGQTLLHVIYGEPFNY from the coding sequence ATGAGGAGGCTGATCCTGCTGGCTGCAATTACTTTCGCAGCCTGTAATAACAATAACAGTAATCAGAACACGGAAGAAGAAAAGCAGGCCAGCGTAAATGCGCCCGTATTTTCTGCAGACACTGCTTATGCTGCCGTAGAAAAACAGGTAGCCTTCGGCCCCCGGATCCCTGGAACGCCAGCCCAGGAAGCCTGTGCAGCCTGGTTGATCGGTTATTTCAAAAACCTGGCGGATACGGTTTATGTGCAACGCACAAAAGTGATAGCACCTAGAAAGAAAGAACTGCCCTGCATTAATATCATCGCTTCTTTTAATCCTGCTGCAAAGACCAGGGTGTTGTTATTCTCCCATTGGGATACCCGCCCGTTTGCAGATAAAGATGCTTTCGATAAAAAGAAACAACTGGATGGGGCAGACGATGGTGCCAGCGGAGTAGGTGTATTAATGGAAGTCGCCCGCCAGTTCCATGCAAAGAAACCTGCCATAGGCGTGGATATCCTGCTCACCGATGTGGAAGATTACGGCGAATCTGATGTGGCCGATAGTTATTGCCTTGGTACACAGTATTGGGCCAAAAATCCTCACATCAATGGCTACACGGCCCAATACGGCATCCTGCTGGATATGGTGGGGGGCCGCAATGCCAGCTTTTACATGGAAGGCCATTCTAAACAATACGCCTATCCGCAGATGAAAATGTTCTGGGATGTTGCCAATACCCTCGGTTATTCAGATCTCTTCCGCTATGAAGAATCACTGGGAGGCCCCGCATTTATTACAGACGATCATGCTTACGTGAACACACTGGCCAAGATCCCTTCCTTCGATATCATTGCCACCCAGCCGAAAGGAGATTTTATGCCGCACCACCATACTTCCAACGATAATATGTCTGTGATAGACAAAAGAACATTGCAGGCTGTAGGTCAAACCCTCCTGCATGTGATCTATGGTGAACCGTTCAATTATTAA